The nucleotide sequence CGCCGCGGAACACGTAGTCGATGCAGTCGTACTTGATCAGGTCCTCGTGGAAGATCGACGACGACAACCCGCCGAACGACACCGGCACGTGCGGGTGCAGCCGCTTGAGGATCTTCGCCACCTCGATGGAGCCGTGGCAGTGCGGCATCCAGTGCAGGTCGATGCCGAACATGTGCGAGTCCAGGCGCGCGAGGTTCTTCTCCACGTCGAAGTTCTTCTTGTGCAGCATCATCGACGCCAGGTTGTAGATGCGCGAGCGCAGCCCGTGGCGCTCCAGGTACTCGCAGAGCGTCGTGAGCCCCAGCGGGTACATCTCGAAGATGGGCGTGGAGGGAACCATGTCGGACACGGGCCCGTACATGATGGAGCGCTCGCGGAAGTCGTAGGTGGCGGGCGCGTGGATGTATGTCATGTCTAGTGTTTGCATGCGGCCATGAAGTATAGCAGGTTCCGCCGGCCTTGCGGCCGACGGAACAACTCGACGCTGCGCGAGACAGGGACAGGGCGAGACAGGGGGAGAGACAGGGGGACGGTTCTCTTGTCGCACCGAGTTCGTGCGACAAGAGAACCGTCCCCCTGTCTCGCGCCACCCCGCCACCCCGCCACCCCGCGATCCCGCGATCCCGTGAATCTCGGGCACGAGGGGGCTTCTCGCTGACTTACTGCGCCAACCTGGGGGCGTATGCTTCGCCTCCCGCCACGCTTCTTCCCCCGGCCGATTGCCCTGTGTGCTTTCGCCGGAGAGCGCACCGGCAATGCTATGATACGCAGCACACGATTATTCTTAGAGATTGGTGGGCCGTCATGCTGTTGTGCGCACAATATATTCTCCCCATCACTTTAGAACCGTTCCAGAACGGCGCCGTGCTCGTGCGCGACGGCCGCATCTGCGACATCGGCACCACCGACATGCTGAAGCTCCGCTACCCCGACGAGGAGGTCGTCGATTACGGCTTGGCCGCGCTCATGCCGGGCCTGGTCGACCTGCACACCCACCTGGAGAACTCCGTCATGCGCGGCATCGTGCACGACGTGCCCTACACCACCTGGATCACGTCCATGCTGGAGAAGAGCGCGAAGATGGACGTGGGCGACTGGTACGACTCGGCCATCCTGGGCGGCCTCGAGGCGCTCTCCAGCGGCATCACCTGCGTCGCCGACATCACCGCGACGGGTGCGGCCTGCACGGCCACGCAGAAACTCGGCATGCGTTCGGTCATCTACCGCGAGGTGGGCGCCATGGACAAGCGCCGCGTAGACTACGCCATGCGCGCGGCGGAGAACGACATCATGCACTGGCGCGAGGAGGTCGACTCGTCCCGCATCACCATCGGCATCGCCCCGGCGGCCATGTACGTGTGCCACCCCTCCATGTTCGGCAAGGTGTCCGACTTCGCCCGCCGCGAGAACGTGCCCGTGGCCATGCACATGGCCGGCAACCGCGAGGAGTTCAACTTCATCAAGTACGGCTCGTCGCCGTTCTCCGTGCACACCATGGACCAGAAGCGCGGCTACGTGGAGGTCCCGCCGTGGCTGCCAACGGGCACGACGCCCGTGCGCTATGCACTGAACTGGGGCGCGTTCGAATCCGACAACGTGCTGGCCATCCACTGCGTGCATGTGGACGACGAGGACGTGAAGAAGCTCAAGGAGTACGACGTGGCCGTGGCCGTATGCCCGCGCTGCAACGCGCAGCTGGGCATGGGCGTGGCGCCGCTCACCGAGTTCTTGCGCTCCGGCCTGCGCACCGGCATCGGCACCGACTCGCCGGCCGCCACGGACTCCACCGACCTGCTCACCGAGATGCGCATCGGCATGCTGGTGCAGCGCGCCGTGAACGTGGGCCAGTTCCTGGACTCGGCCACCATGCTGGAGATGGCCACCATCGGCGGCGCCCGCGCGCTCAAGCTGGACGACAAGATAGGCTCTCTCGACATCGGCAAGCGAGCCGACATCGTGGCCGTGGACCTGTCCGGCTCGCACCAGACGCCCACCACCGACCCCGTGTCGGCCGTGGTGAACACGTGCAGCGGCGCCGACGTGCTCATGACCATGGTGGACGGCGTGCAGCTGTACGAGAAGAACAAATGGCATGTTGACGTGGAGGTGGCGAAGAACATCGCCCGCGTCATCGAGATCCGCGGAAAACTGAGGATGTAGCAGCATGGCGAAGCAGCAGAAGCTCACGGCGAAGCAGAAGAGCGAGCGCATCAAAGCCGCGCAGGAGCGCGAACGGAAAGCGCAGGAGCAACGCAGGCGCGCGGAGAAGACGAAGCGGATATTCACCGTGGTCATCTGCGTGATCCTCGTGCTGGCGCTGGGCATTCCCACCATGGCCCTCATGGTCATGGGCGGGGGATCGTAGGACGCTGGCTACTGGGGCTCACCTGCCGTGTTCGAGTGATTCGCCCGGCCCGTGCGCGGACGAGCACCGGCGGCGCGCCCGCAATGCACGCGCCCGGCCCGTGGCGCGTACCCGGCTCGCGCTTGCGGCGCGCACGACGCGCCGCCTAACCCCTTGTTTTTTCTGTAGAGCGCCCGCAGATGCGTTGCCCGAACGCGTTTGTGATACTATGAGTCGTTGCCGCGCGGGGCGCGGCTGATACGTTGAGAGACACCGCGCAAAGGGGTTTGCTTTGTTTGGTATAGGTCCATTTGAGCTTTTTCTCATCCTGCTGTTCGGGTTCCTCATCTTCGGGCCCGACAAGCTTCCGGCCATGGCGAAGACGCTGGGGAAGGCCATCGCGAAATTCAGGGACGCCCAGGAGGAGATGAACAAGGTCATCAAGACGGAAGTCTACGACCCGAATTCCGACGAGCCGTTCAAGAACCCGCTCGACGCTTTGGCGAAGGTGGGAGAGATCGGCAAGGACGAAAAGAAGCAGGCGCCGGCCGCCTCCGGGAAGCAGGAGAGCTTCTCCGAGCGCAAGGCCCGGTACGACAAGGAGCGCGCCGCCAAGAAGGCCGAAGAGGCGAAGCAGGCTACGACGGCCGCGACGGCCACCGCCGCCGGCACTGCCGCAGCGGCGGCGGCGAAGCCCGTCGCACGGCCTGACGGCTCGTTCGCGAAGCCCGAGGAAGCCAAGCCCGCCCCGACGGCGGCGGCCGGAACGTCCCCGGCGAAGGCCGAGGCTGCGAAACCGGTGGCCGAGCCGAAGGCGAAGCCCTCGGCCGACGAGCTGTACGGCACGAAGCCGGTCGCGAAGAAGCCGGCCGCAAAGTCCGCGACGAAGCCCGCAGCTGCTTCGGGGGAGAAGAAGCCCTCGGCAGCGAAGTCCACCGCAGCGAAACCCGCAAAGACCGAGGCCGAGAAGGCGGCGGCTCGCTCGGCTGCTGCGAAGAAGGCCGCGGCGACGCGCGCTGCTAAGAAAAAGGCGGCTGAGGAGGCCGCCAAGGCCGCGCCCACGACGACGAACGAGAAGGGGGAATAAGCCATGCCTATCGGACCGGCACGTATGCCCCTTTTCGACCATCTGGGCGAGCTGCGCATGCGCCTTGTGCGCATCGTGGCGTGCCTCGCCATCGCCGTGGTGGTGTTCTACATGGCCACGCCCACGATGGGCCAGTTCCTGCTCCAGCCCATCTTCGATTTCCTGCCCAAGAACGCCGACGGCTCGCTGGCGCTGATCGCGCTCGACCCGTTCGAGTCGTTCGCCACGCGCTTCAAGATATCCATCTGGGCATCCATCGTGGCCTGCTCGCCGGTTATCCTCTGGCAGATCCTTGCATTCTTCCTGCCGGCGCTCAAGCCGAAGGAGCGCAAATGGTTCGTCCCGACATTCGGAGCGGCCGTGG is from Gordonibacter urolithinfaciens and encodes:
- a CDS encoding amidohydrolase family protein, with the protein product MLLCAQYILPITLEPFQNGAVLVRDGRICDIGTTDMLKLRYPDEEVVDYGLAALMPGLVDLHTHLENSVMRGIVHDVPYTTWITSMLEKSAKMDVGDWYDSAILGGLEALSSGITCVADITATGAACTATQKLGMRSVIYREVGAMDKRRVDYAMRAAENDIMHWREEVDSSRITIGIAPAAMYVCHPSMFGKVSDFARRENVPVAMHMAGNREEFNFIKYGSSPFSVHTMDQKRGYVEVPPWLPTGTTPVRYALNWGAFESDNVLAIHCVHVDDEDVKKLKEYDVAVAVCPRCNAQLGMGVAPLTEFLRSGLRTGIGTDSPAATDSTDLLTEMRIGMLVQRAVNVGQFLDSATMLEMATIGGARALKLDDKIGSLDIGKRADIVAVDLSGSHQTPTTDPVSAVVNTCSGADVLMTMVDGVQLYEKNKWHVDVEVAKNIARVIEIRGKLRM
- a CDS encoding twin-arginine translocase TatA/TatE family subunit, translating into MFGIGPFELFLILLFGFLIFGPDKLPAMAKTLGKAIAKFRDAQEEMNKVIKTEVYDPNSDEPFKNPLDALAKVGEIGKDEKKQAPAASGKQESFSERKARYDKERAAKKAEEAKQATTAATATAAGTAAAAAAKPVARPDGSFAKPEEAKPAPTAAAGTSPAKAEAAKPVAEPKAKPSADELYGTKPVAKKPAAKSATKPAAASGEKKPSAAKSTAAKPAKTEAEKAAARSAAAKKAAATRAAKKKAAEEAAKAAPTTTNEKGE